The Poriferisphaera corsica DNA segment ATACCAACACGCAACACCGCATGCAGATCTTCCACACCAACCCTCGGCATCGTTGCCGACCGAATACTCGATTTTTCAAACCACCAAGATGTATTTCCCACTAACTCGCAACTACCCGTCACCAAATAATCATGCCCAACAACATTCGCATCTCGAAAACACAAAACCGCCTCAGGCTCTGCTCCCAAAAAATCAATCAGCTCTTTCGCCAAATGCGGCTCAATCTCAGCAATCTCTACGCTCTCCCCACTATTAATCTGATTTACCATCGCCCCAGTTACGAAAATCCCCACTTCTATCACGTCCACTAACCCCTCAAGTGCAAACTTAGCCTCCCGCCAACCTCGCCCCGTGCAAGGCACAACCCTCACACCTGCATCAACCGCACGTCTTACCGCATCCTGATTCGCCTTACTCACCTCCCCATCACGCCCAAGCAGCGTTCCATCCATATCCACAGCAATCAAATCATATCTCATACAAATATCATACCCCTGCCGCCTTGCCCTCACCACCCGAGATCTACAGTAACGGCGAGCACAAAGAACACACCGCCTCACCAAACTGTCGCCAATTGCTACGATCCCGCCAATGATCCAAATGTATCAATGTTGAATAAGTCATGTAGGTTTTTTGCTCATCCCTCAATCTTTGCGTCACATCCTTACCATACATCAACACATTCACCTCAAAATTGAGATGAAAACTCCG contains these protein-coding regions:
- a CDS encoding HAD hydrolase family protein; translated protein: MRYDLIAVDMDGTLLGRDGEVSKANQDAVRRAVDAGVRVVPCTGRGWREAKFALEGLVDVIEVGIFVTGAMVNQINSGESVEIAEIEPHLAKELIDFLGAEPEAVLCFRDANVVGHDYLVTGSCELVGNTSWWFEKSSIRSATMPRVGVEDLHAVLRVGMVACGPRLIEMEEKIRDAFADRVLVQHFMGVQMPDPVDTVYILEVFAAGIDKWRGVRWLADQYGIKTSRIACIGDEINDVSMLSNAGLGVAMGNAVEKAAIVANRRTLSNEQDGVAYAIHKMLDGEW